The Festucalex cinctus isolate MCC-2025b chromosome 6, RoL_Fcin_1.0, whole genome shotgun sequence genomic sequence tatatatccgactcatgtcatgctatgttagctagcttccctctccgaaaaaacgagttcgcaaacggttttattttgaaatatatcggatttaccttgatgtcgACGCCCGACATCCTGTCCGGCTCGCGTAATTTCTTCAGCCTCATGAAAATCCACATGCGGAATCcggaaaaaatagaacgcttgcggaaaccttccgcggCACCTCATCCATTCCGCACCGCATCCACAACACAGCTAATGTGAATTGACACACAGACTCGAATGTGTTCTATTTCTGCGGCATCCGTACGGTTGCTGTTCGGAAAACGTACCGCATCCGTAGTGCTGCAGAGCTCAAACCTGCAAACAGGAGGCGAGGGTTCGAAAGTCGTCAATTTTTATGGGACTGGCGGTAAATGAGATAACTAATCCAGATTGTATTTTGGCTCCACAAGTTGCCTCACTGCGGGGCGACACTTGACGGTATCTCCCTTGCTGCTGGCTCCAGTTGAGCCCTTTCAGGCACGATCCTCATGCACACACTGCCGCCCTCCGTGGTGCTGGAATTGACGTTGAACTTAATGTTAGTCGGCCGCACGGCTCTGAGGAACTGCCTCTTGAAGGTCTGGCTCAGGACGATGTAGAGGAACGGGTTGATGCAGCTGTTGGCGTAGCCCATGCTGATGGCGATGGTGTAGGCGTAGGAGAAGGCCACGCTGGGGTTCTGCACGCCGAGGTGGACCAGCTGCAGGATGTAGTAGGGGGCCCAGCAGATGAAAAAGGCCAAGCAGATGGCCACCGCCATCCGCGTCACGTTCCTGACGCGGACCCTCAGGCTCCTCTGCGGCAGCGGGGCCACACTGGTGGACATGTGCTGCAGGATCTTGAAGAACACCCTGCAGATGATGGCGAGGGGGATGGCGAAGGCTAAGAAGAACTGGTACAGCGTGAACCAGTAGGTGCTGGTGACGGGGTCGGGCAGGAGCAAGGCGCAGGCCACCAGCCCGCCGGGTAACGGCATGAGGCCGGCGTACATCCACACGGGGATGATGGTGACGAGCGACAGGGCCCAGACGACGGCGATGACGAGGGACGCCACGCACGGCGTGCGGATGTAGTTGAAGCGGATGGGGTGCACCGTGGCGACGTAGCGGTCCAGCGTCATGGCGGTGAGGATGTACGTGCTGACTATCTGACTGTTGGAGTCCAGCGCCGTGATCACCGTGCACATGGCGGCTCCGAAGCGCCAGGTGCCGTTGCCGAGCAACTGGTGGATCAGGAAGGGCATCCCCAGCAGGAAGAGGACGTCCACAATGGACAAGTTGAGGATGAAGACGTCCGGGACGGTTTGCTTGGCGCGGCATTTGGTTTTCTTCATGATGGTGTAGATGACGATGCCGTTGCCCAGGATGCCCAACAGGAAGATGACGCCAAAGATGACCAGCAGGATGGTGCTGCAGGGGGGAGGACGGTCCACAGCTGGAGACGCGACAGAGCAGCAAACAGGACAAATGCGGTCATTGGAGAGGAAAGTTTAGCacacgtaaaaaaaattgtcatatttacttgaaaaaattaagtaataaaattctaagtaaatttacAAGGAGAATTTGGAGGACAATTTaccagttaattaaaaaaaaaaattccacgaTATTGAATAactggtgtgtccaaaatgagaacAAAATCGTGGAAGTACACAGAAGgaatggctcaggtggtagagtggctgtcatCCAAGCTAAAGGTTGTGcgttttgttcctcaacccttgagtagctTTGTTTTAAACCGGTAACATAGCCTTAAAAAGTCTACttctaaaatttactttttgAATTTCTGAGCAGAAATAActttactgtgtttttaaatctctctctctctctctcacacacacacagcacagaTCAATACGGATGGGAATTGATCAGAATTAGCTATTCAGATTTCAATATCGATATCTTAGAGAATTGATCTCTTATTCTCATCAGGTTTGGCGatgaaataatataaatgaTATGATATCATGGATGTCATTATAGTTAATGGTTCCTACCATTAAAGATGATCTTTTTAACAATTTGCTGACAGTCTAAtttcgggtttgaatttcccgccctcagTCTGCGGTTGTGACATCATGTGTGCATTGTTTACATGAAGACCGGTGTGTGCAGTTTCAcgtttcggccacaggtggcagtagtgattcaaAATTGGATATTAGAGTAAACAAACTCATGAAGCCAGAATGCGCGGAGGGTCACTGcaatgcttttctttttttttgttgccaagCGCATTTCATGGAGCTCAAGGTCTCTATAATATCAGAAGTTCTGATTCAGAACATTGTCCTTTGCGGCTTCAAAGATCACaaggaattgaaaaaaaaaaagggttttgagtcaggaaaatgtttgaaatggCTGACAGCAGAAGATTCAGATTCTGCTCCCCCATGGTGCCGAGGCAAACACAAGGCATAGTATGGTGAGAAGAGGAAGGAGTAATAGTGGGCGTATTGATCCAAATATAAGTATTATGTCAATGCCAAGTCAGTATCAATACCGGTTTGGTACTTGTGCAATGAGATTGACAAAGTAGTTTCAGTTTTGCTCTTGTatgtgctccttttttttttttttttaaatgagcaacAGCCAGATGGCCGGCCTCGCCGTTTCTGTCTCAGCGGCAAGCAGGAACACTTTGTCGACTTGCCGCTCCCCAACCGCTTCTCTTGTTTATCGATGTTGTGCCATCACATGACTTCTGTCTGTTATTGCGGCAAATAAATCCAAATCTCTGGAATATATtttgcaattgtgtacattgatcTATAAATGTGTGATATGCTTCTGAATTAGATGTGACCTTACTTTTACTGTTTTGATATACTTGCTGTGAATGATATATGAACAAATTCATAGTGCTTTGCAAATACACATGGGGAAAATGTATCAAATTAAAATAAGTAGGGAAAAAATGTAGCAagataaaatattttgaaaaggtTAAGAAGAAATTGAAATTACATTGTAAAGCTTACAAATGCAATAAAGAGTGCAGTAAGTTCAATAGAAGCTATTTAACAAGatgaattttgagaaaataagaatctgataataaaaaaaatgacatatcaTATGAATATTTGAGCACAAGACTAGATAGATGAATTTGAAACCAAggcttgttttctttctttcttttttttttctttttttttttttaagtgctctaTAAGTCGCTACAGTTGAGTTGTGTGTCAGCCAGCGAGCAATCTTTGATCAGTTTATGACTACCTTGAATGTCACTATGTGTTTATTCGAAGACCAGAAATTAACATGATGCCAAATGCGGAGGTGCTACGAGTATAGAGTCCATCAGACTCATAAAAACGTACACATCACAAAAACACCGGAAAATCCTGAAATTGAACTGCGATTCAAATTGATGAAGCATCTGCCTTAAATATTGAAAAGTATCAATATTGACAATGATCCTGTATTTACTTGCTATTGGATCGATGCCAAAATATGCAgtaccacacacacaccactAATGAAGGAAAGTGAAGTGAATTGGCAATGCGAATGGGGTCAGCTAATTACAGAGAAAGGGCGAACTTGTGAACAGGTTGAGAATAAATTCAATTCGCTGCTTCACTGGGAGCGAATTGAGCGGTAAGATAAGCTGAGTGAGAGAGTAAATGTGGGCGATGTCGTTCTGAATTGCGGCGTGATGAGAGAAAAAGACATCTGTGGAGACCGGGTGAAAGTTGTGAAATTATTGGGATGTGAAgtagtttttttccctcaacaatGAAGCGACGGGCTtgcaattaaaaatgaacaCTAAGATGTAGAGGAACAGTggtgcttgtaaaaaaaaaaaaaaaagaagcagcgaAGAAAGAGCAGGATTTGAACAGGCTCATGGGGAGTGACATAATTGGATTTATGAATGAATTCAGAAATTACAGAGGAATCAGGCAATTAGCAGGTGTACCATTTTTGATATAATGTAGTGTATACAAGTGCACAAGATGGACAAGAAGTCACACGAATGAAGGAAAACTTa encodes the following:
- the mchr1a gene encoding melanin-concentrating hormone receptor 1 isoform X1, coding for MDFLNESNFSLGYINATLAVDRPPPCSTILLVIFGVIFLLGILGNGIVIYTIMKKTKCRAKQTVPDVFILNLSIVDVLFLLGMPFLIHQLLGNGTWRFGAAMCTVITALDSNSQIVSTYILTAMTLDRYVATVHPIRFNYIRTPCVASLVIAVVWALSLVTIIPVWMYAGLMPLPGGLVACALLLPDPVTSTYWFTLYQFFLAFAIPLAIICRVFFKILQHMSTSVAPLPQRSLRVRVRNVTRMAVAICLAFFICWAPYYILQLVHLGVQNPSVAFSYAYTIAISMGYANSCINPFLYIVLSQTFKRQFLRAVRPTNIKFNVNSSTTEGGSVCMRIVPERAQLEPAAREIPSSVAPQ
- the mchr1a gene encoding melanin-concentrating hormone receptor 1 isoform X2, giving the protein MKKTKCRAKQTVPDVFILNLSIVDVLFLLGMPFLIHQLLGNGTWRFGAAMCTVITALDSNSQIVSTYILTAMTLDRYVATVHPIRFNYIRTPCVASLVIAVVWALSLVTIIPVWMYAGLMPLPGGLVACALLLPDPVTSTYWFTLYQFFLAFAIPLAIICRVFFKILQHMSTSVAPLPQRSLRVRVRNVTRMAVAICLAFFICWAPYYILQLVHLGVQNPSVAFSYAYTIAISMGYANSCINPFLYIVLSQTFKRQFLRAVRPTNIKFNVNSSTTEGGSVCMRIVPERAQLEPAAREIPSSVAPQ